A genomic segment from Dendropsophus ebraccatus isolate aDenEbr1 chromosome 7, aDenEbr1.pat, whole genome shotgun sequence encodes:
- the PPP2CB gene encoding serine/threonine-protein phosphatase 2A catalytic subunit beta isoform — MEDKTFTKELDQWIEQLNDCKQLNESQVRTLCEKAKEILTKESNVQDVRCPVTVCGDVHGQFHDLMELFRIGGKSPDTNYLFMGDYVDRGYYSVETVTLLVALKVRYPERITILRGNHESRQITQVYGFYDECLRKYGNANVWKYFTDLFDYLPLTALVDGQIFCLHGGLSPSIDTLDHIRALDRLQEVPHEGPMCDLLWSDPDDRGGWGISPRGAGYTFGQDISETFNHANGLTLVSRAHQLVMEGYNWCHDRNVVTIFSAPNYCYRCGNQAAIMELDDTLKYSFLQFDPAPRRGEPHVTRRTPDYFL; from the exons ATGGAGGACAAGACGTTCACCAAGGAGCTGGACCAGTGGATCGAGCAGCTGAACGACTGCAAACAGCTGAACGAGAGCCAAGTGCGCACCCTGTGCGAGAAG gcaAAAGAAATCCTTACTAAAGAGTCGAATGTACAGGATGTCCGCTGCCCTGTCACCGTATGTGGAGATGTCCATGGCCAGTTTCATGACCTCATGGAGCTCTTCAGAATTGGAGGAAAATCCCCAGACACTAACTACCTGTTCATGGGAGACTATGTGGATAGAGGCTATTACTCTGTGGAGACGGTGACTCTTCTTGTAGCATTAAAG GTCCGTTACCCAGAACGCATCACAATACTGAGAGGGAACCATGAATCTCGACAAATCACTCAAGTCTATGGCTTCTATGATGAGTGTCTACGAAAGTATGGGAATGCGAATGTATGGAAGTATTTCACAGATCTCTTTGACTACTTACCATTAACGGCTTTAGTTGATGGCCAG aTCTTCTGTCTTCATGGAGGCCTTTCTCCATCTATCGATACGCTGGATCATATTCGTGCTCTGGATCGCTTACAAGAAGTTCCACATGAG GGCCCAATGTGTGACCTTTTGTGGTCTGATCCAGATGACCGTGGTGGTTGGGGTATTTCACCTCGAGGTGCTGGTTACACTTTTGGACAGGATATTTCCGAAACCTTTAACCATGCCAATGGACTCACCTTGGTGTCACGTGCTCATCAGCTTGTAATGGAG GGCTACAACTGGTGTCACGACAGGAATGTGGTAACCATTTTCAGTGCACCTAACTATTGTTATCGTTGTGGAAATCAGGCAGCTATAATGGAACTGGATGACACCCTTAAATATTCCTT TCTCCAATTTGATCCTGCTCCTCGGCGTGGAGAGCCGCATGTGACTCGACGCACTCCTGACTATTTCCTATAA